The stretch of DNA TTAATGGAGCAATGGACACTCCCAAGCGAGCCAGGAAGGAATTGTAGCCGAAGCCATTTTGTCTGGATGGAAACAAAGGAACACAGCAGTGAAATTGACCCCAGGTTCTAAATCAGGGTTCTCGGTGTGTGAAGGGCTATGGTGTATTCTGGTTTCTGTTCTGCATGAACCATGTTACAGTTGGCTTATTAATTAACTGAATAAATGTAAAACTTCTGATCATAAGTTGATATGGAATAAGTAAAATACTACAGAAGTTTCTTAATGATCAAGTTGAATAAACTGTGATATCCTATTCAATAGGTGGGTTACTCCTATTGTAAGTACTCCTAAGTAAGTTGGGGGAGAGGTGCAATTCAAATATCTTTATTAGAGTGAGTCATCTGGCTGAGGAGAATGAGTAAGCAAACCCCCCCCCTCTTTAATGAGGTATTCATACATAGATAGGCAGAAGTGGGCGAGACCTTGTTGACCTTCTGAATCTTTAAATTGATAGCTCGGTGCAAATAGATATTAAGTATTAAGTCCAGCTCACTCACCTCACGACTGTAGGGTAGAGCTCAGCTGTGTACAACAAGATGATAGTGAAGGCTGCTTCGCCTAGGCCCTTCCCAATAATCGCGATGACGGTGCGCAAAATCTGCAGGCCtgtgtaatgtaaaaaaaaatgcaatgtaaagGTTTTTTCAATCCACTGTTTTAACCTATGGAGATTTGAACAACTCTGCAGATTGACTTGCACACAACCTTGagccatttacttttttttaaatgttttttttaaaagcatttttgaagTACACTCTTTGTCCACTCTCAGAAAGCCATGTTTTGTGGAGAAAGTTGCAGCAGGCAGGAGCCTAGTTTGTAAGTACAAGGTAGGAGGACTGAGGGCACATGACTCCTCTTGTTCTGTTTGGGATGGCAGCTGGTTGCAAGTCTGCAGAATAAGGGATGATCTACAGCCGCCAATCAGacctagccagcatgtctttagtGGGttaaaggaaactggagcacatgACATGGAGAGAaaattcaaactccacacacacagtgccTTGAGCCAAGAACCTAAGAGCTGTGGGGCAGTGATGCTAATAATCAGCAATGTGCCATCTTCAATTTATCTCTCAGAAAGTCACTTGGCCTTGTGAGAAGAACATTCTTAATCGCACATTATATGAGAAATAGGGATGGCCACCAACACTACAGTAAAGGGCCACATGCTTAAACCAATATCTCCCACACTGATTTTcaatttgaaattaaacatttcagcTGCCTGCAGAGACTGGAAATCGCAGTCTCTGTTCTTTGGCAAAAAGAGGAGCAATCTTATACCGGTGACAACATGTTGTTGTTTAAAATCTGGTTATTATAGGATGTTGTATCCATGGATAGAGCGATCCATGTCGTATTAAGTCCCTAGAAGGTGGTAGTGTTTGGAGAGAAATTGCACCTAAGTGTCTGCATTCCCACATGTGTGCACAGGAATCCAGATAATGGTCAATTTAAGATTTCCTTTAAAAGGGAAGTAAATGCTTCAGAAAGGGTCCTCTTGGACTGTTCTGAGAATGTCTATAGGCAAACCCAGTAACGTACTATTTCTATCTTGTAGGATCACCGACGCATAGGGAACCAGGTTACTTGCTCACTGTGATTATGGGCTGAATTGGCTTGGTTTAAGCTTCATGTCTGACAACCATGGGCAAAGGGAGAAGCATGGTTTTCTGTttaatcagatttaaaaaaaacacttgtcaaTAGTGATACCACCACTGAGCTTACTCTCTGAGGAACCTGTTTGCTCCTATTAGGTAAGAAGTATCTGTGATAAATGTGTAGGGTATCAAACATGAACAGTACAGCCTGTGTTCTATTTGGATTTCTTCACCTGCTACTCACTGTGGGTTGTACTACTTTCAGTACTTACACTgaattttacagtttttgtcAGCTCATTTCAAAGAtctgttttttctgcttttgtaaTCAGTTTTATCAGTGTACATTAAAAACCTTCTTGTGAAGTACCATTTTCCACATGTTAATCACATAAGGAAGTATTTCAGCTATTCAGGAGATATGATTTGGTGTTACAGAGACAAGATATAGTAGTATCCTTACGATTAGGAAGTGCTATGGTTATTGCAATGCAAACTCCCGTCAGTATTAAGCTCCAGGCTTGACTTTGTCTTCTGCCAATTTTATGCAGACAGTAAAACGTCAACAGTTTGGCCGGTATTTCAATTCCACCATATATGGCCTGGGTGAGATATATGTTCAGACCAAATCCAGTGATATTCAGGCTTATTCCGTAATATGTCAGAGCAATCCCAAACCTGttagaaacacagaaaaaaaagactggcAATCTTTTCTTAATTCAGCCCCTACTGATATTTGGAAATATGCGCTCCTATTCAGCCAAATACATACGTGCTGGATCCCTGTATTGGAAACATGACTTTTAATGGATTgtgatgaatatactgtagtttaaggCGTGTAACTTCACGGTTTGGCACATATGATGCCAAGATGACTCATACCACACAGGCCCGGTGAGCAGTGCCAGCCTTCTCATCCTGGGTGTCCTCACCAGATCCAGGTAAGAGTAATTCTTCTTTGTTGGCTCCACTACCACGGCACTGGAGAGCATCTGAGGAGCACAGCAAGGCGCTTTGAGCAAGGACATTTCATTTCGCTTTTAAAACAAGACAAGAGACTTTCCTACTGCAGGTGCAGGGGGAAAACGAGACTTAAGGAAGGAAGGTTAAGGAAGTATAGGCGCATTTTCAGAGTTTACCTCCAGAGTGAATTTGGAGGAAAACTCCGGCCTGTTGTTCATTTTGGCACCTCTGGACAAGTATCTGTGGGCCTGTTTCATCTTCCCATTGGCTATCAGCCACCTGGCTGATTCTGGGACCCAGCTGAGGAACAGAGACTAGGGGTAACATCCTGTCCGTTGTAAGCATGGACCACAACATGGGTATTAGTCATTATTGTACTCCTgtctaaattttaaaattacatcaATATACTTACATTGAAATTCCTgtattgaaaacatttctgtctAGAAAACCTAAGAACATGCATGGTTTTTGACTCCTCCACTTCTGAACTGGGGCAGTGTGGTTCATCTATTTTCCTCACAATCAGATACAACAAGAACATGGTCTATGGGTATATTTCAATACAAATTCCCATAACGTAATCAACATCAGTAAGTAATAAATGTCTACTGCTGAAGCATCTTTAGATTTTCACTGCAAATTCATATCATGGTAGTTTTactatttaattatattatcaTAATGCTGTACTATAATTTCTGTACCTTATTGTAATCTAATTTAGCTAACTGTGAAATTACCGATTTATACTAAGTGAATGATCAAGTTAAGGATACTTCACCGTACAAATTATCATCTGATGTAAGAAGGTAGGTATAAACATATCACCAGAACAAAATCATGTTACGGTTTGTATATACAGATTGATGATCAATAAAGAGGGTGATAGAGTGGCTCTCATTTATTTTGTCACACCAGGTGTTAGTAGTGATAAAATGTAGGAGTCAGTGAATAAAGGAATGGGATGTAAAAACAGAGAAGTGTCACTTATAATAGTTACATGTTCAGTCCAAAGGACAGGACAATCACTAATGTAGCTGCTCATCATGTACTGAGACATTCTACAGGGAGCAAGACAAGCGAAACCGAGATAAAACTCAGAACTTTTACAACTCAACACTCAATATATTTCACATTGTCTGTAAAAGTACTGTAGGTTGTAAAATAATTACgtacattacaataataaatatagtattaCTTATTGTCACCAGGCCTTACACAGAAATAGTGCTGCAGGGCAAGAGCAGTTATATCAGTGGAGTAGGATGTTTATCTCCACATAACCTCGTAACAATGGTCTTAGAACAGTAGGTACTAGAAGGCCCGTTCAAGCTAAGGAATAGTCTGAGTTCCCAGTAGATGAAAAATGCAGAAGTAACAGACCATCCATGTCCTCAGAGCTTGCAAAGATAAGTCTTCAACTCAGCCAGCCCAAGAGcctgtattttatttcagaagCCACTCCCACGGGCCTCTTCAGTGCTTTCGTACATATGTGTTAGTCATACAACCATCTACAAAGATCAGGCCTTCTTCCCATACAAATGCTCACAAAGGAGATTTTTCTCTGTTCTAGGTTTCCTAACTATATATGCATTCTGGCTAGAAAGTTAAACATTGAgaaattctttttttacttacaaCCAGGTGAGCATCGCCAGGAAGAGAGGGCAGATAATGACCCCAGTGAGCCATCTCCATTCATTTATAAAATACGCAGTGCCGGCGAGCCACATGGTTCCCAAGGGCCAGGAGAAACCACCTAGCAAACTCACCAATAACCTGTGCTTGACATCCACCCACTCAACATCTGCAACAACATATTCAGAAACAATTGCTCCAAATTGCCATGCTCTCTGGCACTTCATTGTGATCTTTTGCTAGTTTACGGTCACATTTGCACATTTGAAGGTGTTGCGTAAGCACCGAACTGTTTTATACTTTAGCAATTAGTGTGCACTTGCACGTGATGGAGccattaacataatctaaatgttttgttcttttgcaatggacacaacaccaagcacaaaCAAGAGAGCGGAGACAATCAAGGGGAGGAGCCCAGAACAACCATGTTCTTGAAACTGTTGCCCTGGTTTTCTTCAActaacagctggatgagattcttggatcaattagctatgaATGGGCTGTATGGACCAAATGTGCTccccttgtttgtaaccttcctACTGTTCTTGATCACAGCAGGATCTGGGCGCTTGGCCTTGTGCATCAGGAGGCCCTGAAGAAGATACTCATGTAAAAGCCTAATAATTACGTCCTGCTGGTCCACTGGTTTTctaagcatgtactgtaggtgcagtGATATCTCTGTAACtagaaatatattgttttcttcACAGAGTCTGCCATCTTCCTGGAGGCAAAGGATTTCACAAGGAGATAGAAATCGCAGTGTGATTCAGAGGCAAATAAAAAGGACAACAACTCACTCAGGACTGTGGCTATAATGCTTATGCCTGTCAGGCCGAAGCCGGTGCAAAACCTTGTGATGGCAAACATCACATAGGAGGTTGAGAAGGCACTGGTTACTCCAAAAATGGCTGCTATGATGTAGGACACCAAGAGAATGGTCTTTCTGCCATACCTGCAAAAGACATCAGTCAAGGGAATCATCACGCTTGCATTACAGGAACATACCTGTAAGCACTGGGCATTTAGGACCACAGAACAGATTTGTGAAACTGCTTCGTTGTTACGAACAAACGGTCACAGTTGTGAATACACCCTACAATTAAGCTGGTAAACATGTACAAATTTAGAAAGGCTATCAGGGGAAAAATCACCCTTTAAATATTACACAAAATAGCCACATTGTGTTTTTACATATCGTAGAGAGGTTTACtgtgaagctaagcaggtgtgagcctggtcagtacctggatggagacctcctgggaaaaactaaggctgctgctggaagaggtgttggtggggccagcagggggcgctcaccctgcagtccatgtgggttctaatgccccggtatagtgacagggacactatactgtaaacaggcgccgtctttcggatgagacgtaaaaccgaggtcctgactctctgtggtcattacaaatcccagggcgtttctcgaaaagagtaggggtgtaaccccggcgtcctggccaaatttcccatgcctcctaataatccccctctatgaattggctacattactttgttctcctccccccccaccccctccgaCGGCAGGCGGAGCAACGCGCCGGTCGGAGtatttctcggtcgcatttaatggcaacgtcaactcaaagatttggttcaaaccaccaaatggagaggattcgtgccgacaagcggaccctgctgatgtgggattaatgctaggatgagagagagtagagaggttttttttaatgtttcttctggtccccccccccaaaaaaagagccTGGTGAAAAAGAGACCTGTCGCTGAGGATGCCCATCACCACCGCTCCCACCATCACACCTATGAAGAAGATGGTGGCAGTGGCACGATTCAGTCCTCTCCTGCCACAGACCAGGTCCCACTGCAGGGAAAGACAGGAACGCACATTCTGAGTGCAGGCAGCACTGAACACTGACCACATTGATCCTCCCGCGGGGGCAGAAAAATGGAATAACTTGATGCGTCCAGGTGTTTGAAGTGGCCGGGAAACCGTTAAAATCCATACAAACAGCAACAAACTTCTGAAATGATTTTACTGAATTAAGGTCATCTCCTGTTATGTATGTAGCATTTGAcaagcaatgtttttctttagatCAGAGTCACTTCTGATATATTCTttgatatatatactgtatatatgatatATTCTCTAGGTCGCAAAAAAGATGACTGGAACACATACAATAGGTTTCCTCATGACAGAGGTTAGACAATGGATTCAAATGTACTTTTCAGGATGTAGCACAACTCACAATAAGCGGTATCAATAAATCCTGACCCTGATGTTATACTTTCCCTGCAACTAAGGTGTGGCATGTCAAAGACtgccaaaatgaaaaacatttcactACCTTTCTTGTCaatgacaacaaaaataaaactgaattacaGTAGAACTTGAATTTCAAAGTTAACGACACTgtaaaacgaaaaaaaaaatcaccatatCAGTTAGAAACCTGTCAAATAAATGTGGAGATCAAAGCAAAGAAATATGTTTACATGAAGCAACAACAATtgaaaaagttttgttttctttacttgTCCATAAATAGCACAATgtcataatattttaattttggctTACATGAAGCAGAGTTTGCATTTCAGACTGTTCCTGGTTTCAACTTTTCAGTCTCAATCATATTAATGTACAAGAGCTCAGCTAAAAATAATAAGTATGTTTCTCGTGTCTGAGGTTGGATAATAGATTCTAGGCTTCCTAGATTCTAGATT from Lepisosteus oculatus isolate fLepOcu1 chromosome 17, fLepOcu1.hap2, whole genome shotgun sequence encodes:
- the LOC102688192 gene encoding solute carrier family 22 member 7-like, which produces MNFETLLTEINGFGKFQISLFCLLYIPLITLPSNFLLNNFIAAVPSHHCDISMVGKEDKFGNLTLEQRIAISIPKDSDGTHSACSMYSEPQFLLLHNSSIETDISASVECQNGWVYDKTLFRSTIATEWDLVCGRRGLNRATATIFFIGVMVGAVVMGILSDRYGRKTILLVSYIIAAIFGVTSAFSTSYVMFAITRFCTGFGLTGISIIATVLNVEWVDVKHRLLVSLLGGFSWPLGTMWLAGTAYFINEWRWLTGVIICPLFLAMLTWFWVPESARWLIANGKMKQAHRYLSRGAKMNNRPEFSSKFTLEMLSSAVVVEPTKKNYSYLDLVRTPRMRRLALLTGPVWFGIALTYYGISLNITGFGLNIYLTQAIYGGIEIPAKLLTFYCLHKIGRRQSQAWSLILTGVCIAITIALPNRLQILRTVIAIIGKGLGEAAFTIILLYTAELYPTVVRQNGFGYNSFLARLGVSIAPLIMMLEDVWKFLPQVIFCTVAIASGTLAWLLPETLNAHLPETIDDVEQRRTVIGISAQEKGNIPLRSACGNTNEDEA